The following DNA comes from Chryseobacterium gallinarum.
CAGGAGAAAAGGAAAAGCATTAGAATTGGAGATCAGGATTAAAAATGTCATTTCAGGTGATTACCGCTATCATTTGCTTAGGGTAACTCCTGTATATGATGAAGAGCGTATCAAAAACTGGGTAGGAACTTTTACCGATATTGATGACCAGAAAAAAGTAGAAAAAGAAAAAGATGAGTTTTTAAGCATTGCAAGCCATGAATTAAAAACTCCTTTAACCAGCATTAAAGCATATGTTCAGTTATTGGAAAGAAAACTAAAACTGGATAAAGAAAGCCCGGAAGCTGGATTTGTAATGAAAGTTCAGGGACAGATTGAGAAGCTGAATACGCTGATTACAGATTTGCTGGATGTATCAAAAATTGAAAACGGAAAGCTGAAGATTAATAAGAAACCTGTTAATCTGGAAAATGTTATCAGTAATGCCATTGAAACAATCCTTCAGACCCATGACGAACAGAAAGTAAAAATTGAACGCCACGGGACCAGGCCGGATATTGTAATTCCTTTGGATGAGATCCGTATAGAGCAGGTGTTGATTAACTTTCTGACAAATGCTATTAAATACTCTCCCAATAACAACCAGGTAATTGTTACCACCTTTGTAGATGATGAAGCTCAGGAAGTAAGAGTCAATGTAACTGATTTTGGAATTGGGATTCCTGATTTTAAGCAGGAAGCCGTGTTCAAAAAATTCTATCGTGTGGAAGAATCTTCGCTGCAGTTTCAGGGAATGGGGATTGGACTATTTATCTGTTCTGAAATTATCAAGCAGCATCATGGAAGTGTAGGAGTTTCCAGTAAAGTAAATGAAGGTTCCACCTTCTATTTCACATTACCTTTAAATTAATTTTTATGCCGAAAAAAATTATAAGAAACCTTCAATTTGGAGTAGGACTTTCACTTTTGATTTTAATAACCAGCTCAATAGCTTCCTATTGGAGTATCCGGAACCAGATAAATCACCGGGACAGTCTTTCTAAAAGCAGGCGTTCCGTAATAGCCGTTAAAGATGTATTGGTCGCCTTACTGGATGCGGAAACAGGCAACCGGGGATATCAGCTGACCGGTAGGGAAGACTTCCTTGAGCCATACAAACGCGGTTTAAGAGAATATCCCAGGGCACTGGTGCGTGCAGAATCATTAGGTCTGGAAGACCGGAATCAACTGGAAAGGCTTGCAGGATTAAAAACAGCAGTTAATCAGGTGA
Coding sequences within:
- a CDS encoding hybrid sensor histidine kinase/response regulator — protein: MILIVDDNQSNLYSLQKLLESKDFQVETASSGEEALGKALKNDYALIILDVQMPDMDGFEVAETLADYSKTKEVPIIFLSAVNTDKKFITRGYASGAKDYVTKPVDPEILLLKVKTFYSLQEQNMAMKKTQQNLELEVKGRRESQVTMKSQIDHFHLMLESLPQIAFTLNETGTVDFVNGKWYQYSDSEQHFPEAHPDDPVISEEFERCRRKGKALELEIRIKNVISGDYRYHLLRVTPVYDEERIKNWVGTFTDIDDQKKVEKEKDEFLSIASHELKTPLTSIKAYVQLLERKLKLDKESPEAGFVMKVQGQIEKLNTLITDLLDVSKIENGKLKINKKPVNLENVISNAIETILQTHDEQKVKIERHGTRPDIVIPLDEIRIEQVLINFLTNAIKYSPNNNQVIVTTFVDDEAQEVRVNVTDFGIGIPDFKQEAVFKKFYRVEESSLQFQGMGIGLFICSEIIKQHHGSVGVSSKVNEGSTFYFTLPLN